The Amblyomma americanum isolate KBUSLIRL-KWMA chromosome 5, ASM5285725v1, whole genome shotgun sequence genome window below encodes:
- the LOC144134324 gene encoding uncharacterized protein LOC144134324: MEVAEPAVGELAVVNPEYDLSEEEEWEEDEESEEDDGRQVDALNEMHGGQATKPLRYHIFQVIGTLVISISCTLAIYGMPSPDQEASVDTWNGSWDAFPALLVSQLQVRLFAVLMPVLFLAFPEVLGSLKQNALLLVAYAVLVTPFIILPVLLPMPPCSGPDTPKKLYHPRRSSSGDSNIGGDASAALWTWVFWYGPVLLVSILSATKIYRTRNMEAPMAPQIPQQPQPPAHEETGLWLDRRRG, translated from the exons ATGGAGGTGGCTGAGCCGGCTGTTGGGGAACTTGCTGTTGTGAACCCGGAGTATGACCTGAGTGAAGAGGAGGAGTGGGAAGAAGATGAGGAGAGCGAGGAAGATGATGGGCGCCAGGTCGATGCTCTGAATGAGATGCATGGTGGCCAGGCGACCAAGCCACTCCGCTACCATATCTTCCAGGTCATCGGGACTCTGGTTATCAGCATCTCCTGCACACTCGCCATATACGGCATG CCGTCGCCTGACCAGGAGGCCTCTGTGGACACGTGGAACGGAAGCTGGGACGCGTTTCCCGCGCTCCTGGTCTCTCAGCTGCAGGTCCGACTGTTCGCTGTCCTCATGCCCGTCCTCTTCCTGGCTTTTCCCGAGGTCCTGGGCTCCCTGAAGCAGAATGCTCTTCTGCTCGTCGCCTACGCGGTCCTGGTGACACCCTTCATCATTCTGCCCGTTCTCCTGCCTATGCCGCCCTGTTCCGGTCCGGACACCCCCAAAAAGCTG TACCACCCGAGACGCAGTTCATCTGGGGACTCTAACATCGGCGGAGACGCGTCAGCTGCGCTGTGGACATGGGTCTTCTGGTACGGTCCCGTGCTCCTGGTCAGCATCCTCAGCGCCACGAAGATATACAGAACCAGGAATATGGAGGCGCCAATGGCCCCGCAAATACCTCAGCAGCCGCAACCCCCCGCACATGAAGAAACTGGACTGTGGCTGGACCGCCGCAGAGGCTAG